The genomic stretch GGCCTGTCAGGTTTACGCCACGCACACCCGCCGCTGGATAGTCTTGCCGCTGCACAGCACCCTCTCTCTCGCTCAGCAGGACAAGGTCTGGTGAGCGTGGGCGTGATCAGAATATGTTTCATACGGAGATCATTTATGAGTGCTAACTCTTGACTGGTTGCGTTGTTCAGGTGTTTGACGTTGCTCCTCCTGCTGTGAGAAAGTGCATCATCTCTACCAACATCGCCGAGACCTCGGTTACAATTGACGGGGTCCGCTTTGTTGTGGACTCAGGTGGAGAACTGTCCCAGATCAGAGTTTTTCCACATGTCAAATGCACTGATAGGTGCCACTTAAGgttctctgttgttgtttttttttaggaaaggtTAAGGAGATGAGCTTCGACCCGAAGGCCAAGATGCAGCGGCTGCAGGAGTTCTGGATCAGCCGAGCCAGTTCGGAGCAGAGGAAAGGCCGAGCCGGTCGCACGGGTCCTGGTGTTTGTTACCGCCTCTACTCGGAGTCTGACTACAACGCCTTCGCTCCGTATCCTGTGCCTGAAATCCACAGAGTGGCTCTGGACTCCTTGGTTCTGCAGGTGGGAGCATCCTGATGCACGCAGGTTGAATTTTCCCTTCTAAAATTCAGGCTTTGTTAACACACCCATGTCCCTGCAGATGAAGAGTATGGATCTTGGAGATCCACTTTCCTTTGTCTTCATTGATCCTCCTCCCACCTCCAGTATCCAGACTGCAGTTACATACCTGAAGGAACAGGGGGCGCTGGACAGCCGTGGTGAACTAACATCTATTGGTAGACTGTTGTCTCAGCTGCCTGTTGATGTTGTTATAGGTGAGGTTGACCACACAAAACTGTACGATCAGTTTTTAGAATCTGCATCTTTAAACagagatttttattattatttgctgctgtttttttagtcttagttttTAATTTGAACGCATTTATTCTATACTTATGTAAAATCAAgggtttagcttttatttttccactgtGAATCTCTGAGGGCTGTCACTAAATCGAGATTCGGGTCAACTATGTATAGCTGAGAGTCTCTGTAGCAAGTCACGAGTTCAGACTTTTATTGTGACGAAAGACCGTTATCTGTTTGGTAAATCTTATTTTGTACCTTCTAGATGGAAGAAATCCCTCTAAAGCAGCAATTATTTATCATCAgatgagtttattgaaggtttaaattatattaactgatttaaaaagtAGTAATTGCTAAACATCTAGTTATCAAATAACAATGGGAGTTAGTGTTCCACATTCATACCATattaattcacaacatgttcagtaatcctttttttaaagtttttgtgcAACTAATCTACTGAattcttgttttgaataaatattttttccctctttttgttCAACCAAAACACGGGTAAATCAACGCCAACATGGCTCACCAGACACAAACTAGACGCTTGTCTGCGGTCGTCTCAGTCATCAGACCTAAATCCTCTGCAGAAGAAAGCTTTTATTTAGGGGAGCCTATGATTCTGTTGTGTGCTGTTAGTTCTTAAACACGAATCTCTTCACCAGAGTTGGCAACATAACGGCGTCTCCAGCTAAACAGCAGGAATGGCATTTTATTACTGTGCACAACTGACGCCTACATATTCCTCCTGCAGGGAAGATGCTGGTGCTGGGCTCTCTGTTTAACTTGGTGGAGCCGGTGCTGACCGTCGCAGCGGCCCTCAGCGTTCAGTCACCGTTCCTGCGCAGCTCGCAGCACAACCCGGACTGCAGCACCGCCCGCCAGCCCCTGCACAGCAACCAGGGAGACCCCTTTACCCTGCTCAACACCTTCAATGCATGGGTGGAGGTGAGTGAGAGGAGAGTAACATGAACTGGTGTGACTTTGTGACCTTTGAGATATGAAGGAGCCGACCAAGTTCTTGAACTCAACAGGTGAAAAGAGAGAGGGGCGGCGGCTCAAGGAAGTGGTGCAGGAGGAGAGGCCTGGAGGAGCAGCGACTTTATGAGATGGTCAACCTGCGCAGACAGTTCAAGGTAGGTTACTCCTCCTTATCATCCTAATTTTCCTTATTACCTTTCTCATAGATGTGGTTCCTTGTTTGGTTTTCAGGAGTTGCTGAGGAGCCATGGGCTCCTGGAGTCAGAGGACAGGGCTCCCTCTGGTGGCGACCGTCTGCAGCGCAGGGAGCGGTTCACCGAGCGGAAGAAGCTGCACCAGCTGAAAAGACACCACGAGCAGCAAGAGGGGACTAAACGTAAAGTCCTGAGAATGGATGAGGGTCAGGATGGAGAGCTTTCCTCCGGCTCAGACACAGAAGGCAGAGGCAGGAAGGGCAAGAAGAGACAAGAAGAGGATGTGGACATCCAGGTGAGCGCTAGGAACAAAACACGTTGCCGTAGTTGTTATAGACAAGTACAATGAGAGCCGCTGGTTTTATCTGCAGTCAGTTATCGGATGAAACTGTAAAGCCGCTCACCTTCTTCCATGGTCGTTATGTGTAAATAATTtattgcttgaaaaaaaaaatgtattctgttAAATTCAGCATCCTCTGGAGTACAAAAAGTACAGAATCATAGCAAAGTCTGGACATTTGTGTTATGTTAGATCAGCATACTGCAGATATTTAAACACAGCTTTGAGGAAAACCGCCCAATGATGGCCAAAATAACTCAGCAAGGTTTCTAAAGTTAAGgctgtgtttaaaaatattctgaaaGCTTGTTGGTCTTCTGGAAAAAGTCAAAGAACTGCCAAAGCTTTTACTTCTCAGCATCTGACACAGACAAACCTCAAACTCGcataactctttttttttttttgttgtatctAATAGCATGAGCTCAGGGTGTCAGAGGTCGAAATAGTCGGGTCTTTGTAAAAAGTCTTGTTTCGCTGTTTGTCtcaaaacaggaagtgaagttTAAATTGCGTCACAACGTCTCAGAGCTCCAGGAGGCCGTCAGCGCCAGTCAGGACTTGTCCTCGCGGCACCAGGCTTTGCTCAAGCTGCTGCTCTGTCGGGGACTCTACCCTCAGCTGGCCCTCCCCGATGAGCACAACTCCAACCGGAAAGACTCGGAGCAGGTCTGACTTCCTGTCGCACAAATGATGGGGGAAACCAGGCGATGTCCCCGGTGAAGATGGGCAGAAATCCTTTAAATACAAGTTATTATATTTAAAAGTCCTGCACTAAAGAATTAGGCCTATCCAAATTTCTTCAGTGTTTAGACACCCCAAATTCAGGAATAAATCTAGCAAAATAGACAGTTCCTCAATTGATGACACCACTGCTGTAAATACTGTGTACGGTCCACTATAGTAGTAGTTCCCAGCCCTGGTCCATTCCTTGCTGCCAGACACCTGACTTAAACCAATGGATGATTAAGAGGCTTGATTTCTGCAGAGGAGTTCATAaaatcatttgaatcaggtgagctggaacagagacacgtctaaaacatgcaggactggggtccctgaggaccagggcTGGGAACCACGGCACTAGAGGACACTACATCTTCTTCCACAACAATTAAAACAGTTGGGGTATATAAAGAAAAGCATCTTTGACCGTTCTTTTAACAACCTGTCTAGATCATCCGCAGTCCAGGGTTCTCGCTAACGTTTTCTTCATCTCACCCTACAGGTCTTCTTTCTGATTTAGTTCTGAGACGGCAATGCAGAAAGGATGATTTTGCTTAAGAAGCGTCCTCTGATGACTCTGCGACGTGTTTTGGATCAATATCCGGCTGAGGACTAGTTTTCAGTTTACCTCCAGAagctttaagatttttattcaaaCTGTTGTGATAATCCAAAGCGTCCATCCCTCTATGAGGGTTCTAGCAGCGTCACAGATCGTCCACATAAATATGATTTGTCTTTATTAAACTCAAATCGTTTGCATTTGTGTAAgacagagaattttttttttcctggcatgCTTCCCAAACAACCACTTTTCATCTTGATATTGTCTAATGCTCGTTATGTAGACTTGGTGAAACAACAAGTCACTCGTTGCTAATATAAAGTCCGTAGACACACACATCAGTCCAGAATCAGCTTCATTCACCAAGtctgtgcacacaaacaaggaatttgactgtGGTTCCACTtcaataaagacatttaaatataaatatgtaggaaaagggaataaaataaaaactggtttatgtttagaaatatgtatttatatagagtttgtaaagtagaagtaattaaaaatacatcCGTGCAACCTTTGTGTTTACCCATGTTACCAACTGCGCCACGGTGCAGCCCCACCTGAGATTTAGTTTAAAGCAATTATTTCATTACATTATTCATtgtaattttttcccccactgaataaatgtcaaACTAAAGGTCAAAGTTTTATAAAACTCTCAGTTTTCCGGTAAGGGATACATTTCTTTTAGGTCCATCTTCACCAGGGGGCAGCATTTAACATGGAGGCTGTTGCTCATTGGGTTTAATGTGGAAAAAGGAGtttaaaaagtcacatttattgtttttttttacactttgcaGGTGTTTCACACACGGAACAAGCAGGGCGTGGTGATCCACCCGACCAGCGTGTTCGCCAGCGATCCAGAGGTGTTGCATGTTCCCGAGGACGATGTCAGAGAAACAGGTGATCTCACTTAGATGAGAGCATTCAGATGTCCATAAAAAGTGGATCTTACATTTTCTCTTAAGGCTGTTTAGTTTTTCTCTCTTCATATTAGCACAAAAAACACGTGGAAATACGATTCAAACTCTGTTACTTTCTCTCAAAATCAGTTTTTTGGCCAGTAATCGATGCAGGAGTAATATCTGATGAGTAAACTTTGATGCTAAAAACTGAACCAGATGATTTTTAAAGATGTTCTGATTCGGATGGAACTACAAAAATGTGCTATCTGGACACATTTTGGAACCAtatttgtcatttgatctcATTCCAGAGTGGAAAACTAATTATATTCCGCTGATAAATCTCAATggttattaatttaattttaattaaatagtaTTTCGCTAATTTTCACACAGACCTCTACAAACATTTCTCCATTGAAATACAACCATAATGgctgaaatggaaagaaaaggacTATTTCTGCACCCCATTGGTTAATTTGGATGATTGACATCTCTATCTACCAATCAGAAAAGGGAAAATCAAAAGGTAATGCCTAGACCTGTCTTAGGAAAACCAGCTGTGattcaaaaggaagaaaatcccAAAGATAGTATATCTTAACAAGAGGAACAagaggagaactcagcagagtgagagaaatagaccctgatgtcctccagcagcctaagcctatagcatcataactatagaggtagctcagggtaacatgagccacgttaactataagctttgtcaaaaaggaaagttttaagcatagtcttaaaagtagacggggtgtctgcctcacggaccaaaactgggagttggttccacaggagaggagcctgatagctaaaggatctgcctcccattctacttttagagactctaggaaccaccaccagacctgcagtctgagagcgaagtgctctgttaggaacatacggggtaatcagagctctgatatatgatggagcttgattattaagggctttatacgttagaaggagaattttaaattatattcttgatttaacaggaagccaatgaagggaagctaaaatgggagaaatatgatccctcttgctgattttcatcagaactcttgctgcagccttttggatcagctgaatgctttgaactgcattttgtggacttcctgatagtaaagaattacaatagtccagccttgaagtaacaaatgcatggactagtttttcagcatcacttctggacagaatatttctaattttggcgatattcctgaggtgaaaaaaggaaactctggaatttaaatgacatgtcttggtggaaaaaaaaataacaccgcgttttttttttttctttattaccagaggccaagttaatgccatccagattaagtgactgattaagaagtttattttttaaggaataCCAAGAGATTTTGGAGATCTCCGTGCTCGGAGGGCGGACCAACATATTAAACCGGATGGCTTGAGAATGGGATGTCACTTACGTTCATATGTCAGTCAAGGAGGGGAGTGAATAGTTTTAACAGAATAGTGTATTTTATGAAAATTCAGGTGCttggaagaaaaatacaaacagttCAAGACTTTTGAACAATAAGGATACAGTCAGGGAATTTTAATATTCACATTACTAAAGGAGGAACGACAGACACAGGTCTTTTGTTCTGGCCGTGGAGAATATACAGCCTCTCTCAGGCGGAGCTACGTTGAACATTTCAGTATTTATTGTCCTGTTCCGCCCAACATTTTACCAAAGTTCTTCTTGTTCCCAGAGTCCATGTTTAAAAGCGTATCCCCTCTTTCCTTCTCATGAGACAAGAGTGGCAGAGAACCAGAGTCCTGTATGCTTAACAGCTACACATAACGCTTATACTAAGTTCAGCTGACACAAAGAGTAGCAAAACTTTAATGCTTTACAATTAAAAGGCTTAAAAACATCTTAACAGTAACATTATTCCAGCAGTGTAGTATGATGAGCATCATCCAACATCGTCACCAGCAACATCCGAACCAATTAACCAAAGAGGTTGGAAAGTAGCCTAAATGAAGTTTGTACAACAAATAGTAAAATTCTTGTCTTTTCAGAAAGTTTCAGTTAACTTATAATTACatatttaaagaatttaaagatcactgacagaaaaaaatcatctcATTGACCAGTTTTGAGCTGTTTTAAGGCACGTGCAGAAAGCCGTGCAGTGAAACTCCCACTGCAGTACTAGCTAATTCTTCCTGTCGCTGAACGTCTTTGTCTCTGTCCTCGTCTCCCGTTTCCTCCCTGCAGGACCTGACAGGAGGGACAGCAGCAGACATCAGCTGTTGGCCTTCGTCACCCTGCTGGAGACCAACAAGCCGTATTTGTCCAACTGTGTCCGGGTTCCCGCCCTGCAGGTGCGTATCGGGACACCCTGAGTTCAGACTgcagcgttttttttatttttattaattaggaTCAGTCAAGTTTTGCGGTGAACACGCCGATATCCTGGGAGAAAAAGTTCACACCTCTtaaacttttgcacatttttacatTACGACCATAATCTTCaaggtattttattgggattttaaacAAAGGACCAACATAAGTTAGTGCATCCTTCTGAAGTGGATGAAAaaggaaatctgaaaagtgtggcttgcatttAGCCCCATTTACTTTAATACACCTAAAATATCGAATGCAACAAATTACCTTTGAAATGCGTCCATATAAAATGACTGATCAGGTCATTAATGACAAGCTGCCAAAAGGCCCGCggtgactgtggaggagctgcagggacccacagctcaggtaggactATTGTCGACATGGCAGCAGTTCGtctttttcttcacaaatcTGACCTGCATGGAagaatgggaagaagaaagacactgttgaaagaaaagtaaaaatgtgtCTCCAGTCCATGCAGGAGACCCATCAATAATGTGGAAGACGAGgctcttacactgcaaaaagggaactaaaaataagtaaaaatttcttgaaatatgtgtattttaccttgatttcagcaggtaaataaaactatttaccaatggaataagatttttgcacttaaaatacaaacaattcatctctagaATAACATaattatcctgcacttgaagtaagatgatggagatgagttgttcctattttaagtgcaaaagtcttattccattggcaaatcatcttatttacctgctctaatcaaggaaaattacaatgatttcaagaaaatttcacttacttttagctcccttttttgcagtgtatcagaTGAGAGCAAAATTAAATTTGTTCTGCCTGTATGCAGACCTCTGTGTGCTGGAAAACTAACACTCCATGTCATCCTGAGCAAAACATCCCCACCATGAAACACGGTGccggctgcatcatgctgtggggatgcttgtCTTCTGCAGGGACAGTGAAGCTGGAAGAGACGGAAAAGTTTAGAGGCTGTAAAAAGCTGATGCTGGTGTGAATGTTTGCCTTTAAGCAACCAGAAAACATAGAGCCAGACGTACTActaaatgttttacatcatgttttatactggcctagtcaaagtccagacctaaatctaattgagagTCCCTGACAAGACTTGGAGTGAATATTTAAAgacgctctccatccagtcggactgagcttgagttattttgcaaagaagaaaaaaaaaatcactctctagatgtgcaaagctggtaaagaaagaccccaaaagacttaaagctgtaACTGCAGTAAAAGACGGGAAGCTGAATATTCATGCTAGcaatatttttcagatttttatctgtgaaaaataaataatgtgattCAATGTAAAACAGTCTGAGCAGGAGGAATACTGCTGCAGGGCACCGTTGATAATGTGGGACCGACAGTCATCTGTACATCATTCTGACCACCAGGCTCTGCTGCTGGTGGCCAACTCGGTGGATACCAACGCTGACTGCACGCGGCTGGTGGTGGACGGCTGGCTGGAGCTGGAGGTGAAGGAGCCCGAGGAGGCCCTCAGGGTGCTTTCCACAGCCCTCAGCCTCAGGTGTGAGTGGGAGCGTCTGCTGAAGGTCCAGCTGGGTCAGAGCTCCTTGGGGGAAGCCTCGGGCCAGGGAGTGTCCCGCAGAGACATGGAGAAGCTGAGCGAGGGCCTCGTCCGCTTCCTGCTCTACACTGAGGTAGACGTGTGGCAGACATGGATGTTTGCAGCTGTTCATTACAGCTGCATTCAGAACCATTTAGAGGGTttgaaatatcaaaataaagtaGAAAATATGGGAAAAAGTATCAATCTGAGGTTGCTATACTTCACTTTACAGTCTGTAAATGACTCCAAGGCCTCATGTGTGGAGAAGGGGTGATGAAGGAAATTGTAAAAATGGTTTCTCATTTACTaactttgttaaaacaaaagcaaaaacatctaCAGCGAAATTCTGTGTTTCCATTTAAAAATGGACCGAAAATTGACTGAGTCGCCT from Fundulus heteroclitus isolate FHET01 chromosome 18, MU-UCD_Fhet_4.1, whole genome shotgun sequence encodes the following:
- the dhx34 gene encoding probable ATP-dependent RNA helicase DHX34, yielding MDRDGRRDGRSWDWDSPESRAQMDQIFFREQDYIQAGSSEHREFWAFFDRFQRFKAKRDMSGSGARDEVKERKRTGHEKVDLGLPREYDARYRINVSVCTGDVEQRMGKADPTRRQRSSGPGPQEVSDCRLALLHFLDFSQKQSFGKLAKLRREQKNLPIFQYRDRIVELVRLHPVVVVAGDTGCGKSTQVPQYLLSAGFTHIACTQPRRIACISLAKRVSFESLNQYGSKVGYQIRFETSRTAATKLLFLTEGLLLRQIQQDKNLDQYEVVIVDEVHERHLHCDFLLGVLRSLLADRPGLRLILMSATINIKLFSEYFHSAPVLQVPGRLFPIQVIYQPIPPEEQPSRSEKLDPRPYLRILQGIDQRYPPEERGDLLLFLSGVAEIGTIQEACQVYATHTRRWIVLPLHSTLSLAQQDKVFDVAPPAVRKCIISTNIAETSVTIDGVRFVVDSGKVKEMSFDPKAKMQRLQEFWISRASSEQRKGRAGRTGPGVCYRLYSESDYNAFAPYPVPEIHRVALDSLVLQMKSMDLGDPLSFVFIDPPPTSSIQTAVTYLKEQGALDSRGELTSIGRLLSQLPVDVVIGKMLVLGSLFNLVEPVLTVAAALSVQSPFLRSSQHNPDCSTARQPLHSNQGDPFTLLNTFNAWVEVKRERGGGSRKWCRRRGLEEQRLYEMVNLRRQFKELLRSHGLLESEDRAPSGGDRLQRRERFTERKKLHQLKRHHEQQEGTKRKVLRMDEGQDGELSSGSDTEGRGRKGKKRQEEDVDIQEVKFKLRHNVSELQEAVSASQDLSSRHQALLKLLLCRGLYPQLALPDEHNSNRKDSEQVFHTRNKQGVVIHPTSVFASDPEVLHVPEDDVRETGPDRRDSSRHQLLAFVTLLETNKPYLSNCVRVPALQALLLVANSVDTNADCTRLVVDGWLELEVKEPEEALRVLSTALSLRCEWERLLKVQLGQSSLGEASGQGVSRRDMEKLSEGLVRFLLYTEVSYSLQRLTAFQTQNLYVGPQSEPDSSYAEVPDLSPLFPGAEAKPDPIKGGLRVSGFFTYNCLADSKDLYSECLRTFWSCPNCELYMPLTPLERMHHEASCRPAGERQEAEKESGDGKPGSSSVSSLTRVYHCDVCNEDLKLTSTEILKHKRQHMFAAK